The genomic region CGCACGCTGGTGCGGTTGCGGCCGGCGATGGCCTCCGCGACACCGATGAGCAGCACGGCGGCGATCACGGAGACGATGAAGCCGAGCACGTTGAGCTCGAAGATGTCCCCGGTGCCGAGCAGGTTGGCGATCGTGCCGCCGATGACGGAGCCGACCAGCCCCAGCAGCAGCGTCGCCACGATGCCAAGGTTCTGCTTGCCGGGCTTGATCAGTCGGGCGAGCGCGCCGATGATCAGTCCGGCGACGATGAACCCGATCACGTCAGCCTCCTGGTAGTCGATGGCCTTGCTCCACCTGGCTACCCGGACGGTCCGCCGCCCAACCTTTGATGACGATCACATCACCTCGGCGCGAAGCCGACCGCAGGTGAGGGTCGAGGGGTCAGGGGAGGTAGCTGTCCGGGGGCAGCTGCAGGGCGATCGTGATCAGCGAGTGCACCCGCGTGGCGATGACCGCCAGCAAGCCCTGCATCTCCGGCGCGGCGCCGTCCGCGGCCGTCTGCAACGCCTGCAGGTCGACGTCGATGCGGTCGAGGATCGCCGTGACGTCCGCCTGGCGGGCCGTCAGCGCCGCGGAGATCTCGTCCAGGGGAACACCGTGGACTTCCAGACGTTGAACGAGGTGGATCCTGTCGACGTCGGCGGGGGAGTAGAGGCGGTAGTTCGACGCGGTCCGCTGGGCCGGGCTGATCAGGCCCAACGTCGTGTAGTAGTCGACGGTGCGGATGCTGACGCCGGCTCGTGCGGCCAGCTCGCCGATCTTGAGCAACGCTTCGCTCACGTGCACCTCCCTCCAGCAACCATACAGTGCTACGTGCTACTGTGGGGTCATGCCTGATGAAGCCGACGTAGACGGCTGTAGTAGTACGCCGGGGCGAGCCCGGCGCAGTGACTTCCGTGTCGCGGGTGCGACATGTTGATCTTCTCCGGCCTGCTGGCGATCGTGGCGCTCACCGCCGCCACCGGCTACTTCGTGGCCCAGGAGTTCGCCTACATGGCGGTCGACCGAGGCCGGCTGCAGCAGATGGCCGAGGGTGGCGACAAAGCCGCGGAACGCGCGTTGCGCGTGACCCAGAAGCTGTCGTTCATGCTCTCCGGTGCCCAGTTCGGGATCACCGTCACCGCCCTGCTGGTCGGGTACGTGGCCGAGCCGCTGCTCGGCACGGGGCTCGCGAACCTGCTCGGCCTGCCCGAGTCGTTCGGCGTGCCGCTGGCGATGGCCGTGGCGCTGATCTTCGCGACCGTCGTGCAGATGGTGCTGGGCGAGCTGCTGCCGAAGAACCTCGCGATCGCCAAGCCCGAGCCGCTGGCGAAGTGGCTGAGCGGCTCCACGCTGGTCTACCTCAAGATCGCCGGTCCGGTCATCCGCCTGTTCGACGCGGCCGCCAACAAGCTGCTGCGCTCCGTCGGCATCGAGCCGGTGGAGGAGCTGCCGCAGGGCGCGACACAGGAGGACCTCAAGCAGATCGTCGAGGACGCGGGGGACCAGGGTCACCTGAATCCCGAGCTCGCCCAGCTGCTCGACCACGGCCTGGACTTCCGCGAGCTGGTGGCCGAGCAGGCGATGACGCCGCGGGTGAACGTGCACTCGGTGCGCTTCGACGAACCCGCCTCGCGCGTCGTCGAGCTGCTCGACACCGGCCACTCGCGGTTCCCGGTGGTGGGCGACGACCTCGACGACATCCGCGGCGTGGTCGGGCTGGCCGAGGTGCTGACCCTGGCGCCGGAACAGCGGCCTGTGACGCAGATCGGCGAGATCGCCTCGACCGCGCTCGTGGTGCCCGCGACGCTGCCGCTGCCCGCCGTGCTGGAACGGCTGCGCACGGAACGCCGTCAGCTCGCGTGCGTGCTCGACGAGTTCGGCGGTTTCGCCGGGATCATCTCGCTGGAGGACCTCGCGGAGGAGCTCGTCGGCGAGATCCATGACGAGGACGACCTCATCGAGGCCGCGATCGAACGCGTCGACGACGCCAGGTGGCAGGTGCCCGGCCGGATGCGGCTCGACGAGATCGAGGACGCGACCGGCATCTCGCTGCCCGAGGACGACGCCTACGACACCGTCTCCGGTCTCGTGCTGCACCGGCTCGGCCGGATCGCCGAGGTGGGCGACGAGATCCAGGTCGACGACGTCGTGCTGCTCGTCGGCGCGGTGACGCGCAACGTGCCGGACACCGTCGTGCTGACCGTCAGGGTGCCGGAGGAGGCTCGATGAGCATCGGAATGGCTCTGGGCATCTCCCTGGTCCTGTTGGCGCTCAACGCCTTCTTCGTCGCCGCCGAGTTCGCGTTGATCGCGTCCAAGCGGCACCGCCTGGAGCAGGAGGCGGAGAGCTCACGGGCGGCCCGTGCCGCCGTCGCGGGTGTGCGCGAGCTGTCGTTGATGCTCGCGGGCGCCCAGCTCGGCATCACGCTGTGCACCCTGGGACTCGGTGCGCTGGCCAAGCCCGCCGTGGCCGACCTGCTCGACCCGCTGCTGCAGCTGACCGGACTGCCGGACGCGGTGGCGTACGGCATCGCGTTCACGATCAGCCTGGTGCTGGTGGTGTTCCTGCACATGGTCGTGGGCGAGATGGCGCCGAAGTCGTGGGCGATCTCGCACCCCGAACGCTCGGCGATGCTGCTGGCGCTGCCGTTCCGGGCGTTCGCGCACTCGGTCCGCTGGCTCCTCAGCGGACTGAACTCGACGACGAACGGCTTGCTGCGCTTGATGAAGGTCGAGCCGCAGGACGAGCTGGCGCAGGCGCACCGGCCGGACGACCTGCGCATGCTCGTGCGCCAGTCCGGTGAGCACGGCCTCATCCCCGAGGGCCAGCAACGCCTGCTGACCCGCATGCTCCAGCTGCAGAAGACGACCCTGCGCGAGGTCATGGTGGGGATCGAGGAAACCTCGACGGTCACCGAGGACACGACCGCCCGCGCGATCGAGCACAGCAGTCTGCGGTGCGGACGCTCGCGGTTCCCGGTGAAGGACCTGAGCGGCGAGTTCGTCGGCCTGGTGCACATCCGCGAAGCGATGCGGGCGACGGCCGCGGGCAACGACCCGGAGGCTCGGGAACTCATGGCACCGGTGCTGACGTTGTCCGCTTCGATGCCGGTCGCCGCCGCGGTCACCGCGATGAAGGCGGACCGGGCGCAGCTCGCGCTCGTGTCCGACGACGACCGCGTGATCGGCATCGCCGCGCTGGAAGACCTGCTCGAAGAACTCATCGGTGACTTCGACGACGAGACCGACGCACCGCGCGTTGCGGTGCGCCAGAAGTAACTCCACCCAGTCCCCTCAGGAGGAGACTTGTTCAAGCGGATGCTCAGCGCGTTCGGCGTCGGCGGCCCGTCCGTCGACACGGTGCTGGACTCGCCGCACGCGACACCCGGCCAGGTGGTCACCGGCCAGGTGCGCATCCAGGGCGGGACCGCGGACGCTGAGATCGGCCAGGTCGTGCTGTCGCTGGTCACGCGCGTCGAGGTCGAGCACGGCGACCACGAGTACGGCGGTGTCTCCGAGTTCTTCCGGATGGTCGTGCAGCAGGGCGTGCGGGTGCCGGCCGGCCAGCTGGTCGCGGTCCCGTTCCAGCTGCCGATCCCCTGGGAGACCCCGATCACCGCGGTCGGCGGCGCACCGCTGCCGCGCATGACCGTCGGCGTGCGCACGGAGCTCGTCATCGCGGGCGCCCCGGACAAGGGCGACCTCGACCCGGTCCAGGTGCACCCGCTGCCCGCGCAGGACGCCGTGCTGAACGCGTTCGGCCAGCTCGGGTTCTCGTTCCGCAGCGCGGACGTCGAAGCGGGCCGGCTGCACGGCGTGCCGCAGGAGCTCGGCTTCTACCAGGAGATCGAGTTCTTCCCGCCGGCCCAGTTCGCGGGTGCGGTCAGCCAGGTCGAGCTGACCTTCGTGGCCAACCCGCACGAGCTGTACGTGATCCTGGAAGCCGACAAGCGCGGCGGCATGTTCTCCTCCGGCGGTGACGCGTTCGGCCACTTCCGCGCGTCGCACCAGGAGGCGCAGGGCACGGACTGGGCGTCGGCGATCAACGGCTGGCTGGCCCAGGTCGCCCAGCGCGGCCACACCCCGGCGTTCGGCGGCCACAACCCGGCATTCGGCGGGCACAACCCGGCCTTCGGCGGGCAGCCCGGCTACGGCGGCCACCACGGCCACCACGGCCACCGCAGTGGTCCTGGCATCGGCGGTGTGGTCGCCGCGGGTGCGGCCGGTGTGGTCGGCGGCATGGTGCTCGGCGAGGTCGTGGAAGAGGTCTTCGAGGACGGCGGCGAGGACTTCGCGTTCGGCGAGGAGTGATCGACCGTTCCGGTTCCCGGCGTCTGGCACAAGGCGCCGGGAACCGGAACGGCACCAACGAAACACCGCAGACCGGGAGGCCCGCAATGGCGCTGGCAGATCATGAGAAGCGCGAGCTCGAGGAGATCGAGCGGCGCTTGTCGGGAGAAGACCCGAAGTTCGCCGCGAAGCTCGCCCGGCCTTCGCTGTTCGCGTTCCTGTCCCGCAACGCGATCCGCGTGCTCGGCGGGTTCGCCGTGTTCCTGTGCGGGCTGCTGGTCGTGATCGCCGGCGTGACGTGGTCGCTGGTGCCGCTGGTCGTGGCCGGTGCCGTCGTGTGCGCGATCGTGTTCGTCGGCCTGCTCGTGGCGGCCTGGCGAGGTTCGACCACCTCGACCGCATGAGCACCTGACTGCGGAAACTGGACATTTCCTGGCCACTACCTCAAGGGTTGGCTAAGTCTGCTGTGCCCGCCGTCACACGGCCCCTAGCCTCGTTTCATGAAGCTGCTGCTGTGGTTCGCCCTGGCGTGCATGTGCGCGCTCAGCGGCGGCCAGGTGCTCGCGGCCGTCACGATGGTGCTGCTCGTGGGCTGCGCAACGGACCGCGTGCGTCACTGAATCGGATCTGCGCGAGTTCGCCCAGTCGAGGGCAGACTCTGCCTGACCGCCCCGCGGAAGCTGCCCGGCCTCAGCGGAGCCGCTGCAGCGCGGCCAGGGCCTCTGCACGGGTGGTGTCCCCCAGAGCCGGGACGTCGACGCCGTCCCACTCCGCTGAGCCGGCTTCCGACCGGAGTTTCAGGAACAGGCACAGGTTGTCGTCGCGCAGACCGAGCGAGTACACGTGCGCCGTGCGTCCGGCGTGGGTGCGGGAGCCCTGCTCGAACTCCGCCGAGTCGCCGAGACCGTCCAGGGGTCCGCGCCGGGGTGCCTCTCCGTCGGTGCCGAGCAGGTCCCGAGCCTTCTGGGCGTCGTAGAACGCCCGTGCGGCGTCGGCGGACTCGGCCACGGCGACGACGAGGTTGAGGTTCGCTACGCGGCCGGTGGACTCGTTGCCGCGGGCGCCGCAGTGACCCCACTCGTGGTCGGGCAGCGTCTTCCGGCGGGGAAGGCTGATGATCTCCGGGGCGGTCGACCAGTTCCTCAGCACCTGCACGTCGACCACCGCGCACGGGTTGTCGATGGCCGTCGCGCTGTACCGCACCTCGGGTGGGGGCGGCGCCGCCACCGGGCGTCCGGCGATGTCGGCGGTCCCGGTCAACGTGACCGCGCCGCCGACCAGGACGACGGCGAGCACGACCACGCCTGCCGGCCACCGGCGTACGCGTCCGGTCGGCTTTGTTCCGGCAGGAGGTGGCAGAACCGCCGGCGGCACCGTGTCGAGTGGGTCCGGTTCCCGCACGACGATCGGAATGGCCGGGCTGCCGAACGTGTCGACGGCCCAGCGGACTCGTTCCCGCCGGGCGGCCACAGCGGGGACCGTCGTGCGGACCGGGACGGTCCCGTCTGGCACGGGTTGCACCCCGATCTCCACCTGACCAGGTGCGGCACCGGCCAGTTCAAGCCGCGCCACGGAGGGCCACGGCACGTGAGCCTGTCCCACCTCCACACCGGTGGCGTCGATCTGGAGCAGCGTCCAGCGCGCCGCGTGGGTGTTCATGACGCCCAGAACCGCGCCGACGAGGGCGAACACGACCAAGCTGCGAGGCAGTGGCGGGACGCCGAGGGCCCAGGCGAGGGAGACGGCGACGGCCCCGCCCACCAGCACAGCGGCGATCTTGCCCGCCAGCCACGCGGTCGAGTTCGGCCGGTCCACGCGGTACCGCACCTTCCGCCGCACCCGCCGGGCCGTGAACGAGGCGGTCACCAGCAACGCCAGCCCGCTCGCAGCCGCCAGCGACGCCCCGGGCCCGACCTCCTCGACCAGGTAGCCGCCCGCGACCACGGTCGTGACCGCGCCCACGGCCGCCAGCACCTCCACCAACCGCACCAGCCGCAGCCTGCGGTCCCGCGCCACCAGCGCGGGAGTGGCCGTCGCCATGCCTTCCCCTTCCCACGACCCGTTGTCCGGTGTGATCACAGGTCACGCCGTGGCGCGGGGCCAGGCCACCGGACCGGCCATGTGTGACCGGTCCGGTGACCAGTGCCACTAGACGACCGGTCTAATTCAAGGTAAGTTGGTGTCATGCCAGCAGCCGGAAGCACCGACACCCGTCGGAGCATCCTCGAGACCGCCCAGCGGATCATGTCCCGCAAGGGGTACGCCGCGGTCGGCATCAACGAGGTGCTCGCCGAGGCGAAGGTGCCGAAGGGGTCCTTCTACCACTACTTCGCCTCGAAGGACGCGTTCGGCGAGGCCATGATGAAGAGCTACTTCCACGAGTACCTCGCCGACATGGACCGGGTCCTGGACCGACGCGGTCCGTCGGCGGCCGAGCGGCTGATGGCGTACTGGCAGCAGTGGTACGAGACGCAGAGCCTCGACGACTGCCACGGCCGGTGCCTCGCCGTGAAGCTGGGTGCCGAGGTCGCGGACCTGTCGGAGTCCATGCGCCTCGCCCTCAAGGACGGCACCACGGCCATCATCGACCGCCTCGAACGCGTCATCGGTGAGGGGCTGCAGGACGGTTCCCTCGCGATCGCCGGAGACGCCCGGTCGCTGGCCGAGGTCCTGTACGACATGTGGCTCGGTGCCAGCGTGCTGGCCAAGATCCATCGTGACCGCGGGCGCCTCGACACCACCGTGGTGGCCACTCGCCGGCTGCTCGGTCTGTAACTCGGCAAGGTCCGTCGCCGGTCCAGTCGCACACGCATCGCTAGACGACCGGTCTAATATAAGGAGAAAGCAGTGCAGGTCCTCGTTGTTCTCACCTCACACGACCAGCTCGGAGACACCGGGCGCAAGACGGGTTTCTGGCTCGAAGAGCTGGCGGCCCCGTACTACCGCTTCAAGAACGCCGGCTGGGACGTCGTGCTCTCTTCGCCGTCGGGTGGCCAGCCGCCGCTGGACCCGGTCAGCAACGAGCCGAGCGCGCAGACCGACGACACCCGCCGCTTCGAGGCCGACGAGGAGGCCACCACGGCGCTCGCGAACACCGTGCGGCTCGACTCGGTCGACGCCGGTGCCTTCGACGCGGTCTTCTACCCCGGCGGCCACGGACCGCTGTGGGACCTGGCCGAGGACGAGAACTCGGTCCGGCTGATCGAGACGACGCTGCGGTCGGGCAAGCCGGTCGCGCTCGTCTGCCACGCTCCCGGCGTGCTGCGCCACGCCACCGCCGAGGACGGTGCGCCGCTGGTGCGGGGCAAGGAGGTCACGGGCTTCGCCAACACCGAGGAAGCCGGGGTGCAGCTCACCGACGTCGTCCCGTTCCTGGTGGAGGACGAGCTGGAGAAGCTGGGCGGAACCTACTCCAGGGCCGACGACTGGCAGCCCCACGTGGTCCGGGACGGGCTGCTGATCACCGGCCAGAACCCGGCGTCGTCCGCGCCCGCCGCGGACGCTCTCATCGAGCTGCTCGAGAAGCGCACCGGCTGAGGTTCCGCGTCGGCAGCTTGGCGGACCTGCCGCCAGGTCGCCGACGGGACCACGGACCGTCCACATGCGTCCACACTGGATGAGAAGATCGAGAATTGACTTGGAAAGCGATGACGCCCGTCGAGGCATGTCCCCCGAGCTCGGCCTCGGCCGTCAGGCTGCGGGCTCTTCCTGCAGGGCGCGCACCTCGATCTTGGACCGCAGTGCCTTCGAGGCCTGCTTGGTCCACTCGATCGCGACGTCGTCGTTCTCGGCCTCGATGATCCAGAAGCCACCGAG from Lentzea guizhouensis harbors:
- a CDS encoding GlsB/YeaQ/YmgE family stress response membrane protein, which produces MIGFIVAGLIIGALARLIKPGKQNLGIVATLLLGLVGSVIGGTIANLLGTGDIFELNVLGFIVSVIAAVLLIGVAEAIAGRNRTSVR
- a CDS encoding MerR family transcriptional regulator; the protein is MSEALLKIGELAARAGVSIRTVDYYTTLGLISPAQRTASNYRLYSPADVDRIHLVQRLEVHGVPLDEISAALTARQADVTAILDRIDVDLQALQTAADGAAPEMQGLLAVIATRVHSLITIALQLPPDSYLP
- a CDS encoding hemolysin family protein; protein product: MLIFSGLLAIVALTAATGYFVAQEFAYMAVDRGRLQQMAEGGDKAAERALRVTQKLSFMLSGAQFGITVTALLVGYVAEPLLGTGLANLLGLPESFGVPLAMAVALIFATVVQMVLGELLPKNLAIAKPEPLAKWLSGSTLVYLKIAGPVIRLFDAAANKLLRSVGIEPVEELPQGATQEDLKQIVEDAGDQGHLNPELAQLLDHGLDFRELVAEQAMTPRVNVHSVRFDEPASRVVELLDTGHSRFPVVGDDLDDIRGVVGLAEVLTLAPEQRPVTQIGEIASTALVVPATLPLPAVLERLRTERRQLACVLDEFGGFAGIISLEDLAEELVGEIHDEDDLIEAAIERVDDARWQVPGRMRLDEIEDATGISLPEDDAYDTVSGLVLHRLGRIAEVGDEIQVDDVVLLVGAVTRNVPDTVVLTVRVPEEAR
- a CDS encoding hemolysin family protein, translating into MSIGMALGISLVLLALNAFFVAAEFALIASKRHRLEQEAESSRAARAAVAGVRELSLMLAGAQLGITLCTLGLGALAKPAVADLLDPLLQLTGLPDAVAYGIAFTISLVLVVFLHMVVGEMAPKSWAISHPERSAMLLALPFRAFAHSVRWLLSGLNSTTNGLLRLMKVEPQDELAQAHRPDDLRMLVRQSGEHGLIPEGQQRLLTRMLQLQKTTLREVMVGIEETSTVTEDTTARAIEHSSLRCGRSRFPVKDLSGEFVGLVHIREAMRATAAGNDPEARELMAPVLTLSASMPVAAAVTAMKADRAQLALVSDDDRVIGIAALEDLLEELIGDFDDETDAPRVAVRQK
- a CDS encoding sporulation protein translates to MFKRMLSAFGVGGPSVDTVLDSPHATPGQVVTGQVRIQGGTADAEIGQVVLSLVTRVEVEHGDHEYGGVSEFFRMVVQQGVRVPAGQLVAVPFQLPIPWETPITAVGGAPLPRMTVGVRTELVIAGAPDKGDLDPVQVHPLPAQDAVLNAFGQLGFSFRSADVEAGRLHGVPQELGFYQEIEFFPPAQFAGAVSQVELTFVANPHELYVILEADKRGGMFSSGGDAFGHFRASHQEAQGTDWASAINGWLAQVAQRGHTPAFGGHNPAFGGHNPAFGGQPGYGGHHGHHGHRSGPGIGGVVAAGAAGVVGGMVLGEVVEEVFEDGGEDFAFGEE
- a CDS encoding DUF3040 domain-containing protein; amino-acid sequence: MALADHEKRELEEIERRLSGEDPKFAAKLARPSLFAFLSRNAIRVLGGFAVFLCGLLVVIAGVTWSLVPLVVAGAVVCAIVFVGLLVAAWRGSTTSTA
- a CDS encoding TetR/AcrR family transcriptional regulator, whose translation is MPAAGSTDTRRSILETAQRIMSRKGYAAVGINEVLAEAKVPKGSFYHYFASKDAFGEAMMKSYFHEYLADMDRVLDRRGPSAAERLMAYWQQWYETQSLDDCHGRCLAVKLGAEVADLSESMRLALKDGTTAIIDRLERVIGEGLQDGSLAIAGDARSLAEVLYDMWLGASVLAKIHRDRGRLDTTVVATRRLLGL
- a CDS encoding type 1 glutamine amidotransferase domain-containing protein, with amino-acid sequence MQVLVVLTSHDQLGDTGRKTGFWLEELAAPYYRFKNAGWDVVLSSPSGGQPPLDPVSNEPSAQTDDTRRFEADEEATTALANTVRLDSVDAGAFDAVFYPGGHGPLWDLAEDENSVRLIETTLRSGKPVALVCHAPGVLRHATAEDGAPLVRGKEVTGFANTEEAGVQLTDVVPFLVEDELEKLGGTYSRADDWQPHVVRDGLLITGQNPASSAPAADALIELLEKRTG